From a single Synechococcus sp. WH 8016 genomic region:
- a CDS encoding type II toxin-antitoxin system Phd/YefM family antitoxin, with protein MASISVTEARKRLFALVDEVGESHAPVEIHGKRGNAVLVSEEDWKAIQETLYLTSIPGMRESILEGMAAPESALSETPGW; from the coding sequence GTGGCTTCGATTTCCGTGACTGAAGCGCGCAAGCGTTTGTTTGCCTTGGTGGATGAAGTGGGTGAATCCCACGCACCAGTGGAGATCCACGGCAAGCGCGGCAATGCCGTGTTGGTGTCGGAGGAAGATTGGAAGGCGATTCAAGAAACCCTTTATCTCACCTCGATTCCCGGCATGCGGGAGTCGATCCTTGAAGGGATGGCAGCACCGGAATCTGCGCTCAGTGAGACCCCTGGCTGGTGA
- a CDS encoding sulfotransferase: MTTQLAFQSSLPRSGSTLFSNIVGQNPAFHVTPTSGLLDLLYVARGQFSRGEEFKAQSREEMERAFIGFCRGGLEGYASALTDKPWLLDKSRGWSVHYAFLDAFYPNPKIVCMIRDPLDILCSMERNFRKAGLRDPGMVNHSEMLNTSLEKRLDHWVVSPPVGLAMERLQETLRQGIDQKILFIRYEDLCANPRLELERFYSYVGLPYCPAHDFNHVEQITVEDDEVYGVFGDHQIRHKVEPQPSQALEVFGPGLCDWIRERYGWFYERFG, translated from the coding sequence ATGACAACACAACTCGCTTTTCAATCGTCGCTGCCACGTTCGGGATCGACTCTGTTCAGCAACATCGTGGGGCAGAACCCTGCCTTTCATGTGACCCCAACATCGGGGTTGTTGGATCTGCTTTATGTGGCCCGCGGGCAGTTCAGCCGCGGCGAGGAATTTAAGGCGCAGAGCCGAGAGGAGATGGAGCGGGCCTTCATCGGCTTTTGCCGCGGAGGGCTGGAGGGCTATGCCAGTGCCCTCACGGATAAGCCCTGGCTGTTGGATAAAAGCCGCGGTTGGAGTGTGCATTACGCCTTCCTGGATGCGTTTTATCCCAACCCCAAAATTGTGTGCATGATCCGCGATCCCCTCGACATTCTCTGTTCGATGGAGCGCAATTTTCGCAAGGCAGGATTGCGTGATCCCGGGATGGTGAATCACAGCGAGATGCTGAACACCAGCTTGGAAAAACGTTTGGATCATTGGGTGGTGTCGCCGCCGGTGGGTTTGGCGATGGAGAGGTTGCAGGAAACGTTGCGCCAGGGCATTGATCAAAAGATTTTGTTCATTCGCTATGAGGATTTATGCGCTAACCCGCGTTTGGAACTGGAGCGTTTTTATTCCTATGTAGGCCTCCCCTATTGCCCTGCCCATGATTTCAACCATGTGGAGCAAATCACTGTTGAAGATGATGAGGTGTATGGGGTGTTTGGTGATCATCAGATCCGCCACAAGGTGGAACCGCAGCCCAGCCAGGCTTTAGAGGTGTTTGGACCGGGCTTATGCGATTGGATTCGTGAGCGCTACGGCTGGTTTTATGAACGGTTTGGGTGA
- a CDS encoding Txe/YoeB family addiction module toxin: MSWRVLFTRQAQRDARKLGSASPALKAKAERLLALLQSDPFQKPPPYEALVGDLKGAYSRRINIQHRLVYQVLEDEQIVKVLRLWTHYA; this comes from the coding sequence GTGAGCTGGCGCGTGTTGTTTACCCGCCAGGCTCAGCGGGATGCCCGCAAGCTCGGTAGCGCCTCTCCTGCGTTGAAGGCCAAAGCTGAACGTTTGCTTGCCTTGCTCCAAAGCGATCCTTTTCAGAAGCCTCCTCCCTATGAAGCCTTGGTTGGAGATCTCAAGGGTGCCTATTCCCGCCGAATCAATATTCAGCACCGGCTTGTCTATCAGGTGCTTGAAGACGAGCAGATCGTGAAGGTGTTGAGGCTTTGGACTCACTACGCATGA
- a CDS encoding methyltransferase domain-containing protein — protein MSETIALDLGSGPHPANPFNADRVIGIDSQAIGENVLNCWVGIETIPLENSSVDVVTAFDFLEHLPRSLWKDGEMTNPFIETMSEIWRVLKPQGIFYARTPAFPHPECFQDPTHVNIITDTTVSYFARRPQIDGSLIDPWGLELGQRYGFKGQFLLLNQLWDHSHLIWRLQAEKN, from the coding sequence ATGAGCGAAACCATTGCTCTCGATCTAGGGAGCGGTCCTCATCCAGCCAATCCTTTTAACGCTGATCGCGTCATTGGGATTGATTCTCAAGCAATAGGCGAAAATGTATTGAATTGCTGGGTCGGCATAGAAACGATCCCTCTTGAAAACTCCAGTGTTGATGTTGTAACTGCTTTTGACTTTCTAGAACATTTACCGAGATCACTTTGGAAGGATGGTGAAATGACGAACCCTTTTATTGAAACGATGAGCGAAATTTGGCGTGTCTTGAAACCTCAAGGTATATTTTACGCACGAACCCCTGCATTCCCACATCCTGAATGCTTCCAAGACCCAACTCACGTAAACATTATTACCGACACGACTGTGAGCTACTTCGCTCGCAGGCCCCAAATAGATGGCAGCTTGATCGATCCTTGGGGTCTCGAATTAGGACAAAGATATGGCTTTAAAGGACAATTCTTGTTACTCAACCAACTGTGGGATCATTCGCACCTTATTTGGCGACTACAGGCCGAAAAGAACTAG
- a CDS encoding nucleotidyltransferase domain-containing protein, which translates to MHATGTTTKNAVAAIRERKREERVQALRSKASSLLSHFDGCSLWLFGFLARGDWDAFSDVDVLAVGRDQECADRLSDQVLACGMADDVIALTVQEWQKLRQGHDPYWRAIAVDSVCLGDR; encoded by the coding sequence ATGCACGCGACTGGAACCACAACCAAAAATGCTGTGGCCGCGATTCGAGAGCGGAAAAGGGAGGAGCGCGTCCAAGCCCTCAGGAGCAAAGCCAGCTCATTGCTTTCACATTTTGATGGGTGCAGCCTCTGGTTATTTGGCTTCTTGGCGCGGGGAGATTGGGATGCTTTTTCGGATGTAGATGTGCTTGCGGTCGGCCGTGATCAGGAATGTGCTGATCGATTGTCGGATCAGGTTCTTGCCTGCGGGATGGCGGATGACGTGATCGCGCTCACCGTGCAGGAGTGGCAAAAGTTGCGCCAGGGGCATGACCCCTATTGGCGTGCGATCGCTGTAGATAGCGTCTGCCTGGGCGATCGATGA